The following coding sequences lie in one Miscanthus floridulus cultivar M001 chromosome 9, ASM1932011v1, whole genome shotgun sequence genomic window:
- the LOC136482658 gene encoding flavonoid O-methyltransferase-like protein Os11g0303600 — protein MAASSSPELVQAHVELWNLTYSYLKSMALQCAVELGIPNAIHRSGGAASLPDLLANLPVPQARKPYLPRLVRFLVVTGVLALDAPVDTGDSGVYRLTPLSRLLVDDARANGCTSLAPFVLAQTNRYHVGAAMHLSEWFKGGGDDDDTPFRMAHGTDQWDAWRRDPQVNKVFMDGLGSDSQLTLDFVVTRCGEVFDGVGTLVDVGGGNGSTARAIARSFPHVRCSVLDLSHVIGDIQPSDGVQYIVGDMMSSIPPADAVLLKHVLHDWNDEDCVKILTQCKKAILSEKPSGGKVIIIDTVVGSPANDIMFQAQVTFDLNMMVTTPGRERDEHEWRNIFMAAGFRHHKTRTVLGFLSLIELYP, from the exons ATGGCGGCCTCCTCGAGCCCAGAGCTTGTGCAGGCGCACGTCGAGCTCTGGAACCTCACCTACAGCTACCTCAAGTCCATGGCCCTGCAGTGCGCCGTCGAGCTCGGGATCCCCAACGCCATCCACCGCAGCGGCGGCGCCGCCTCTCTCCCCGACCTTCTCGCCAACCTTCCGGTGCCCCAAGCCAGGAAGCCCTACCTGCCTCGCCTCGTGAGGTTCCTCGTCGTGACAGGCGTCCTCGCTCTTGACGCCCCCGTCGACACAGGGGACAGCGGCGTGTATCGCCTCACGCCGCTGTCTCGCCTCCTTGTGGACGACGCCCGCGCCAACGGGTGCACCAGCCTCGCGCCGTTCGTGCTCGCCCAGACTAACAGGTACCACGTCGGGGCGGCCATGCACCTGTCAGAGTGGTTCAAGGGCGGCGGGGACGACGACGATACGCCCTTCAGGATGGCGCACGGCACGGACCAGTGGGACGCGTGGCGCCGCGACCCGCAGGttaacaaggtgttcatggacgGGCTGGGATCCGACAGCCAACTCACCCTGGACTTCGTGGTGACTCGGTGCGGCGAGGTTTTCGACGGCGTAGGCACGCTGGTCGACGTCGGCGGCGGGAACGGCAGCACGGCGAGGGCCATTGCAAGGTCGTTCCCTCATGTCAGGTGCTCGGTGTTGGACCTCTCCCACGTGATCGGTGACATCCAGCCGTCTGATGGCGTTCAATACATAGTAGGTGATATGATGAGTTCGATCCCTCCTGCTGACGCTGTGCTGCTCAAG CATGTCTTGCATGACTGGAACGACGAGGACTGCGTGAAGATCCTAACTCAATGCAAGAAGGCTATTCTTTCGGAGAAACCATCAGGAGGGAAAGTGATCATCATAGACACAGTCGTCGGGTCTCCTGCCAATGACATAATGTTCCAAGCCCAGGTCACGTTCGATCTGAACATGATGGTGACGACACCGGGCAGGGAGCGCGACGAGCACGAGTGGCGCAATATATTCATGGCCGCGGGGTTCAGGCACCATAAGACGAGGACAGTCCTGGGGTTTCTGTCACTCATCGAGCTGTATCCATAG